The following coding sequences lie in one Fusarium poae strain DAOMC 252244 chromosome 1, whole genome shotgun sequence genomic window:
- a CDS encoding hypothetical protein (TransMembrane:9 (i15-33o53-76i88-107o119-139i160-182o194-221i233-250o277-295i375-393o)), with protein sequence MTTESQSSEEVSGQAAFWILASLAAAAVVLPSTSSRMTGRDLFGGNIDLVRCVPGVSLLDGICDLVFLFISTYRVLREPKPVQRVRRALPKVSVVAAKLMLSMFTVFPQTIKAFSLKGVPATKFCAFVFFFSSTTRLLIDLCGLEPEEPFTYPDEGNTDLDVIVLLALLFQAPFQLWIWHNIIISVKFQLSDAFYHICTFSSLMCSLLLIVQVLTWLMYVVSRRRFDISASPYFVPVRAVWLSIIALAAVRRPDNHEHHQSESQATVPQVPDIINKWVQAAGSMACAILLSIIVVKALNLIGGLFVTPPDRIETTEASTEAGEVRLADDHGQDTDAVREEDKPPVKQSGSWLGRLAVTIDRWLVRFILMDTTTDISITLTVFNLITTIIYYLIYFDGTGTVNPEWTSVLG encoded by the coding sequence ATGACAACGGAAAGTCAATCGTCCGAAGAGGTCAGCGGCCAAGCCGCCTTCTGGATCCTCGCCTCATTGGCCGCAGCAGCAGTTGTCCTCCCTTCTACCAGCAGTCGCATGACAGGTCGTGATCTTTTTGGCGGCAACATCGATCTGGTGCGATGTGTTCCAGGGGTGTCCTTACTCGATGGAATTTGTGATCTAGTCTTCCTGTTCATAAGCACCTACAGAGTCCTGAGAGAACCGAAGCCAGTGCAACGTGTGCGGCGAGCTCTGCCAAAAGTCAGTGTCGTTGCTGCTAAGCTGATGCTGTCGATGTTCACTGTGTTCCCTCAAACTATCAAGGCGTTCAGCTTGAAAGGTGTTCCAGCTACAAAGTTCTGTGcctttgtcttctttttctcttcgaCGACAAGACTTTTGATCGATCTCTGTGGCTTAGAGCCCGAGGAACCTTTCACATACCCTGATGAAGGAAATACCGACCTCGACGTCATTGTACTCctcgcgttgctgttccagGCTCCCTTTCAGCTTTGGATCTGGCATAACATCATTATATCTGTCAAGTTTCAGCTATCGGATGCTTTCTACCATATCTGCACATTTTCCTCTCTTATGTGCAGTTTGCTTCTCATAGTACAAGTACTTACCTGGTTGATGTATGTCGTGTCGAGACGACGATTCGATATCTCGGCTTCACCTTATTTTGTTCCCGTTCGAGCGGTTTGGCTTTCTATTATAGCTCTGGCAGCAGTAAGAAGGCCGGATAACCACGAACATCATCAGTCAGAGTCGCAAGCTACCGTTCCACAAGTACctgatattataaataaatggGTTCAGGCTGCTGGTTCAATGGCATGTGCGAttctattaagtataatagtgGTCAAGGCTTTGAACCTCATCGGCGGACTATTTGTTACTCCACCGGACCGTATCGAGACTACTGAAGCTTCAACGGAAGCAGGAGAGGTTCGTCTAGCAGATGATCATGGACAGGATACAGATGCAGTAAGAGAGGAAGACAAGCCCCCAGTTAAACAATCAGGTAGCTGGTTGGGAAGACTAGCTGTGACCATTGATCGTTGGCTTGTCCGATTTATCCTCATGGATACCACAACTGATATCAGTATCACGCTGACAGTCTTCAATTTGATCACGACAATTATATACTACCTCATATACTTTGATGGTACTGGGACAGTCAATCCAGAATGGACAAGCGTGCTAGGATAG
- a CDS encoding hypothetical protein (TransMembrane:1 (o346-366i)): MGANDGKKSRRTRVSEAAARILSPSGAGKGGAAMHQLYEIPFDAEVFLQAKAARAKALGDDSDSGEGDEIPEAVEYGSIPTVHAHLKGLDKVCRGAEWTRAFQRFLGRLQLGSKNVSVVYDTNLRKMGIEPPEENESWVEQSEPVKFAGHVYRFVGRQCRSASSDRHLYILYHPDAEWHADFYELLQDKPLPSNFLGFSDNLDALVAYIRFIRKRLGRRASSAMFHVLIPSSRPIAIRDALEFPDIGDLAIHGETHNGSNYVWMNLPSYDDYPGTLHLRHVENAVREASPWKTTATVSTSFVGLTASLAGAAYTLRVKGAPFPSLKTFGAAAVATTIARRVKGADYFPLAVLGAGSLCTTLVAFAVNRVLSKRAPRVIGGIETPREPREEKEKEKEDSAGSDQDDAKEEEEVVPEPEIPAPPEEPAPKVKDDSDAHSLLSQTSGTKKSSSSKKHRRSERGERSERSERKRSHK; encoded by the coding sequence atggGTGCAAACGACGGCAAGAAGTCTCGGCGGACAAGAGTCAGTGAGGCAGCTGCTCGCATTCTCAGCCCTTCAGGTGCTGGAAAGGGCGGCGCCGCTATGCACCAGCTCTATGAAATCCCATTTGATGCTGAGGTTTTTCTCCAGGCCAAGGCTGCTCGGGCCAAGGCTCTAGGCGATGACAGCGACAGTGGCGAGGGCGATGAAATTCCCGAGGCCGTCGAGTACGGTTCTATTCCTACCGTCCACGCTCATCTCAAAGGTCTCGACAAGGTTTGCCGTGGCGCTGAGTGGACAAGGGCTTTTCAACGTTTCCTTGGTAGACTTCAGCTGGGTTCCAAGAACGTTAGCGTCGTTTATGACACCAACCTCCGAAAGATGGGAATTGAGCCCCCAGAGGAAAACGAGTCTTGGGTTGAGCAGAGCGAGCCAGTAAAGTTCGCTGGACATGTCTACAGATTTGTTGGTCGTCAGTGCAGATCCGCATCATCGGACCGACATCTTTACATCCTCTACCATCCCGATGCAGAGTGGCATGCAGATTTCTACGAGCTGCTGCAGGATAAGCCTCTTCCGAGTAACTTCCTTGGCTTCTCCGACAACCTCGATGCCCTCGTCGCCTACATCCGTTTCATCCGAAAGCGACTAGGACGACGCGCAAGCTCGGCCATGTTCCATGTTCTCATCCCCAGCTCTCGACCCATCGCCATCCGAGATGCCCTTGAGTTCCCCGATATCGGTGATCTCGCTATTCATGGCGAGACTCACAACGGCAGCAACTACGTCTGGATGAATCTGCCTAGCTACGACGACTACCCAGGTACTCTTCATTTGAGGCACGTCGAAAACGCTGTTCGTGAGGCCAGCCCATGGAAGACAACAGCCACAGTCAGCACATCCTTTGTTGGCTTGACAGCATCACTAGCCGGTGCAGCATATACCCTTCGAGTCAAGGGTGCACCTTTCCCATCTCTCAAGACCTTTGGAGCAGCTGCAGTCGCAACCACCATAGCAAGAAGAGTAAAGGGCGCCGATTACTTTCCCCTAGCAGTCCTTGGAGCTGGTAGTCTTTGTACCACCCTTGTAGCCTTTGCTGTAAACAGAGTTCTCAGCAAGAGAGCACCACGCGTCATTGGTGGCATAGAGACACCTAGGGAGCCCagggaggagaaggagaaggagaaggaagattCAGCGGGCAGTGATCAGGATGACGctaaggaggaagaggaggttgTTCCTGAGCCCGAAATCCCTGCACCACCAGAGGAACCAGCTCCCAAGGTCAAAGACGACTCTGATGCCCATTCTCTGCTGAGTCAGACATCCGGCACGAAGAAGTCGTCTAGCAGCAAGAAGCACCGCCGAAGCGAACGGGGCGAACGCAGTGAGCGAAGTGAGCGCAAGCGTAGTCACAAGTAA
- a CDS encoding hypothetical protein (SECRETED:SignalP(1-18)), translating into MKFSTLIAASGAITPAFALPQFLPSAGTEWTPQEWRAPGANDSRGPCPGLNTLANHGYLPHDGKNIDLKKLADGMLAGFNIEKSDALLLFTQAIRTSPDYPRTRTFDLADLGRHDILEHDISISRSDAFFADPNPFNETVWAETLTYFPDDIITVEQVAKARMGRLATSKKTNPQHSLSALADGFSWGEMASFFEIMADGKTGTVEKKFIEYWFKNERLPTEIGWKRRTTTMRGIERIAFTRKLMEAAGVSRRDVTSDAYGRPLVQ; encoded by the exons ATGAAGTTCTCTACCTTGATTGCTGCCTCTGGCGCCATTACACCCGCCTTCGCTCTCCCACAGTTTCTGCCCTCGGCTGGTACAGAGTGGACTCCACAAGAGTGGCGTGCTCCGGGTGCAAACGACT CTCGTGGTCCCTGCCCCGGCCTCAACACATTGGCCAACCATGGCTACCTTCCTCATGACGGGAAGAACATCGATTTGAAAAAGCTTGCCGATGGAATGCTCGCTGGTTTCAACATCGAGAAAAGCGATGCTCTCCTTCTTTTCACTCAGGCTATCAGGACGAGCCCCGACTATCCCAGGACCCGCACGTTTGACCTGGCCGACCTTGGTCGTCACGATATCCTCGAGCACGACATTTCTATCAG TCGCTCCGATGCCTTTTTTGCTGACCCGAACCCATTCAACGAAACTGTTTGGGCTGAGACCCTCACATACTTTCCCGACGACATCATCACAGTCGAACAAGTTGCAAAGGCGCGAATGGGTCGTCTTGCAACTTCCAAAAAGACCAATCCTCAGCACTCCTTGTCTGCATTGGCCGACGGCTTTAGTTGGGGCGAGATGGCTTCTTTCTTCGAGATCATGGCTGATGGAAAAACCGGCACGGTAGAGAAGAAGTTCATCGAGTACTGGTTCA AGAACGAACGTCTACCCACCGAGATTGGATGGAAGCGACGCACCACTACCATGCGTGGCATTGAGCGTATTGCTTTCACTAGAAAGTTGATGGAGGCTGCTGGAGTTTCCCGTCGCGATGTCACGAGTGATGCTTATGGTCGCCCGCTTGTACAGTAA
- a CDS encoding hypothetical protein (SECRETED:SignalP(1-21)~CAZy:GH32), translating into MRHNLLPAIVGLSQFGFLANAQSSTTTITVPTGTPISGDYNGTYRPQVHFSPPQHFMNDPNGMFRDADGLWHLYYQYNPTAVVAGNQHWGHATSKDLYHWVNQPIALFPLKDDTFVFSGSVVIDENNTSGFFPDQDNGVVAIYTLASPTIQDQAIAYSRDGGYTFEPYDENPVINSTSNQFRDPKVIRYNDSWIMVVAYPQDFAIGIFESSDLKEWTPTSNFSHHGLLGLQYECPNMIPIPYIDEDGERQDDMWLMVISINPGAPLGGSITEYFPGHFNGTHFEAVDGAARIADFGKDNYAGQWFYGLSEDENPVSIAWASNWQYTQIVPTADEGWRSAMSLPRENYLTKAKRVGWKLVSKPYDLSTVIGRELASNDSFGNSTLTVDYSDVESNAIYWEVNVTGIPDTGVASTASMNFTFLSPVSGESIKAGYYFGGDPVYFLDRGNTRAFDNIFFTDKTSLGSLAANDGSWNTSGVIDRSIFEGFLNGGVDSVTNTFFATEPLTLMVFSTTDLPEDVKVSISVYALESAWQELEGDDGLVHGNTTSSTD; encoded by the exons ATGAGACACAATCTGTTGCCGGCCATTGTTGGCCTTTCCCAATTCGGCTTTTTGGCCAATGCCCAGTCTTCTACCACAACAATCACTGTTCCCACTGGCACACCCATCTCTGGTGATTACAATGGCACCTATCGTCCCCAAGTTCACTTCTCACCACCCCAACATTTCATGAACGATCCCAATGGCATGTTCCGTGATGCTGACGGTCTGTGGCATTTGTACTATCAATACAATCCTACAGCTGTCGTTGCTGGCAACCAACACTGGGGACATGCAACTTCAAAGGACTTGTATCATTGGGTTAACCAGCCTATTGCCCTGTTCCCCCTGAAGGATGATACATTCGTCTTCTCTGGAAGTGTGGTTATTGATGAGAATAACACTTCTGGCTTCTTCCCGGATCAAGACAATGGAGTCGTTGCAATCTAT ACTCTAGCATCACCAACGATCCAGGATCAAGCTATTGCTTACTCTCGGGACGGAGGTTACACCTTTGAGCCTTACGATGAAAACCCGGTTATTAACAGCACGTCTAACCAGTTTCGTGATCCCAAGGTTATCCGTTACAATGACTCGTGGATTATGGTGGTTGCATATCCTCAAGACTTTGCCATTGGCATCTTCGAATCTTCTGATTTGAAGGAGTGGACTCCTACCAGTAACTTTTCTCACCATGGCCTGCTCGGCCTACAGTATGAGTGTCCCAATATGATCCCTATCCCGTACAttgatgaagatggcgaGAGACAGGATGATATGTGGCTCATGGTGATCAGCATCAACCCAGGTGCTCCCTTGGGAGGTTCTATCACTGAGTACTTCCCTGGCCACTTTAATGGTACCCACTTCGAGGCTGTTGATGGCGCTGCACGAATTGCAGATTTCGGAAAGGACAACTATGCCGGACAATGGTTCTACGGCCTTTCAGAGGATGAGAACCCTGTCTCCATCGCTTGGGCATCCAACTGGCAGTACACACAAATCGTACCCACGGCTGATGAAGGCTGGCGAAGTGCCATGAGTCTTCCCCGTGAGAATTACTTGACCAAAGCAAAGCGCGTAGGATGGAAGCTGGTTTCCAAGCCTTATGACCTCAGTACTGTTATAGGCCGTGAGCTGGCTTCCAACGATAGTTTTGGTAACTCAACACTTACTGTGGACTATTCCGATGTTGAATCCAACGCGATATACTGGGAAGTAAACGTCACTGGCATCCCAGACACTGGCGTCGCATCAACAGCATCAATGAACTTCACATTCCTGTCTCCTGTCAGCGGCGAGAGCATCAAGGCGGGCTATTATTTCGGTGGTGATCCAGTGTACTTCCTGGATCGTGGTAATACTCGCGCCTTCGACAACATTTTCTTCACCGACAAAACGTCTCTTGGAAGCCTCGCAGCCAATGATGGCTCATGGAACACGAGTGGTGTCATTGACCGATCCATCTTTGAAGGTTTCCTCAATGGTGGCGTCGATAGCGTGACAAACACGTTCTTCGCTACAGAGCCATTAACTCTCATGGTATTCAGCACAACCGATTTACCGGAGGACGTTAAAGTTAGCATTAGTGTTTATGCCCTGGAAAGTGCATGGCAAGAGTTGGAGGGCGACGACGGACTCGTGCATGGGAACACAACTTCTAGCACAGACTAG
- a CDS encoding hypothetical protein (TransMembrane:6 (o12-28i40-63o90-111i131-152o176-202i214-236o)): protein MNTLDQQLLEIWFLYTIGIVMIAARVFCRTKLVGYRNYDWDDYLVVLAGFFWTAAVLFGRIFIQDAKGRHTSDLDFEQRKNMDKKDYEKWAYGSQMFLVSLLLYVVILWILKFNMLCLYKRVVRGLWTERFVRPLMVQVVVSLIIIILTLALTCRPLKQIWQVWPDPGPQCVPQNLTFFILILSFNLSTDICIILIPIPVVLGIQANPLKRFCLWLLFSLGFLCMSAAILRFVAVFKLNQHGGSVMWSLREDCIGIFVGQAPMIRPLFKRRFWNTARPATSNAGVWGKNGHLQHIQHQVESHELYWLTRKPNSRGRCPLSTTSIQSMTESQEQIVDGDKGLIATPEPRYDPSNGIVVERRVDIEVAGGSYTVVAQRSAVAIGQRHG from the exons ATGAACACATTAGATCAGCAACTTCTTGAGATATGGTTTCTTTATACCATTGGCATCGTCATGATAGCCGCACGCGTGTTTTGTCGCACAAAGCTCGTGGGCTATAGAAATTATGATTGGGACGACTATCTTGTCGTCCTTGCCGGA TTCTTTTGGACTGCTGCAGTCCTATTCGGACGAATATTTATCCAAGACGCCAAAGGACGACATACCTCCGATCTAGACTTCGAGCAACGGAAGAACATGGACAAAAAGGACTATGAGAAATGGGCATATGGCTCCCAGATGTTCTTGGTCAGCCTATTACTCTATGTCGTTATCCTCTGGATTCTCAAGTTCAACATGCTTTGCCTTTATAAACGTGTTGTACGTGGACTGTGGACAGAACGGTTTGTCAGGCCTTTGATGGTCCAAGTGGTGGTGTCtctgatcatcatcattttGACTCTGGCTCTGACATGTCGGCCATTGAAACAGATATGGCAGGTTTGGCCTGATCCTGGGC CACAATGTGTTCCTCAAAACTTGACCTTTTTCATTTTAATCCTGTCTTTCAACCTGAGTACAGACATTTGTATCATTTTGATCCCAATCCCA GTTGTTCTTGGTATCCAAGCAAACCCTTTGAAAAGATTCTGCCTCTGGCTTTTATTTAGTCTtgggttcctttgcatgtcTGCTGCGATTCTACGATTCGTGGCTGTGTTCAAA TTGAATCAGCATGGTGGATCAGTTATGTGGTCTCTACGTGAGGACTGCATAGGCATATTTGTCGGTCAAGCGCCTATGATCAGGCCTCTTTTCAAACGTCGGTTTTGGAACACGGCAAGGCCTGCAACCTCCAACGCAGGCGTTTGGGGGAAGAACGGACATTTGCAACATATCCAACATCAAGTTGAAAGCCATGAACTATATTGGTTAACGCGTAAGCCCAACTCCAGGGGGCGATGCCCACTCTCAACAACTAGCATCCAGTCTATGACGGAAAGCCAAGAGCAGATTGTGGATGGAGATAAGGGACTAATTGCAACACCAGAACCACGTTATGATCCTTCAAACGGTATTGTAGTCGAACGGCGAGTCGACATTGAGGTAGCTGGGGGTTCATATACAGTTGTTGCGCAAAGGTCAGCGGTGGCAATAGGACAGAGGCATGGTTAA